Within Desulfolithobacter dissulfuricans, the genomic segment CAGCCTTGATCAGGACCGCCGGCCTGGCGATGCCCTGTTCCTCCTGGACGTCAAAGAGATGCTGGGCGATCTCTTCGGCCTCCATTTCGTTGTATATGGGGCTGTCGGTGCCGGGAATGGTGGGGATACCGAGCTTGTTGGCCACCCTCTTGGTGTTGATCTTGTCGCCCAGGTCCTTGATGACCTCCCAGCTCGGACCGATAAAGATCAGGGGCCGGTCGCGGATGGTTACCCGGCGGGCGAACCGGTAGTCTTCGGAAAAGAACCCGTAGCCGGGATGAATGGCCGTGCACAGGGTGTGGTCGGCCACGGCCAGGATGTCGTTGGGATCGGTGTAGCTGGTCACCCGCCAGGCATTCTGCCTGGGACCGGAGAGCCGGTTCCGCTGGACATGCTCGGAATCCCGGTCTGCATCGGTATAGACGACCACATACTCGAGACCCAGGTCCTCGCAGGCCTCCATGATCCGTATGGCTATTTCTCCGCGGTTGGCGATCAGAATTTTGCCCTGCACGCGAAATCCTCTTTGCTGTGAGTGTTATGAGTGCGAAAATATCCCGGAACCTTGCCCATGGGTGGGCCGGTTGCCTGAAAATGTATGGGAGTAGTTGCAAGTTGCAGACTGTGTCAGCTTGAACCCTATACAATACCCTACCTGTCACAACTTGCAAAGCTCTGAATCAGGTGAATTTCATTTCGCCGCGATCAGACCGGGCCGCGGGAGGCGGCGGATCGTTTTTTTCTTGACTTTGAACAGGGGAAAGGGATTAGGGTTATCTTAAAAGCCAGGACCCGGTAAACAACACGGTCTGTCTGCAGTCCCCTGCCGGGGCCTTCCATCTCCTTTGCCGCGCAGTCGGACCCCATGTCGAACTAACTGTATCCTTGATGAAAACAAAAGAAACCGACCAGAAAACTGGTCCAGACAAGCGTTTCCTGGCCCGGTTGCGGGGCCTGCTTCGCTTCAACCGACCGCCCGACACCACTAAGGAGCTGGAGCAGGAAATCCAGGAACTGCTGGAGGAGGGCGAAGAACAGGGACTGATCAGCTCCCAGGAAGAGCGGCTCATCAACTCGATTTTCGATTTCCGGGAAACCGTGGCCTCGGAGATCATGACTCCATCGGTGGAAATGGTCTGCGCCGAGGAGAGCACGCCCCTGCCCGAGCTTATCCGCCTGGTCACCGAGGAGGGTTTTACCAGGATTCCCATCTACCGGGGCAACCAGGACAACATCATCGGTATTCTCCATGCCCGGGACCTGCTGCGGATCTGCTCCCGCCAGGATGAGGGTTCCGTCTCCCTGCAGCCCTATCTCAATCCCCCCACCTTCATTCCGGAATCCAAGCCGATAACCGAGCTGCTGCGGGACTTTCAGGCCAAAAAGACCCACATGGCCATTGTCACTGACGAATTCGGCGGGGTGCGTGGCCTGGTCACTCTGGAAGATGTCATCGAGGAGATAGTCGGCGAGATCGATGATGAGCACGACCAGGAGGAACGGGAACTCCTGGTGGTGGATGAGCGGACCATCGTGGTGGATGCCAAGATCGATATCGAAGAGGTGGAAAGCCACTTCGGGATCAAACTGCCCGAGGGGCCCTATGAATCGGTGGGTGGTCTGGTCATCCATCAGCTCAGCCGGGTTCCCCAGGCCGGTGCCGAAATCCGGATCGGGCCACTGATCTTCAAGGTTCTGGCCGCTGACAAGCGGAGGATCAAGAGCGTCCGGATCCGGCGGGAAGGGTAGCGATCCCGCTGTCGCTTGAATGTATAAGTTCGACCTCAATCATTTGCCAATCATTTGCTTGAGGCCACCGTGAAAATATGTGGTCCAGCCATGCTGGTTCGTTCAAAGGGTAAACGGTAGTAACTAAATGGTACCATCATCCAGTCCTGTGCGGTTGACGGGCTCTGCTCTGGCAACCGCTGCACTTCTCTCCCTGGCCATGCCCGGCGGAGCCGGAGCCTGGATGCTGCTTTTTGTCGCCTTTATTCCCCTGCTGGGTATCTCGCTTCATCAGACGCCCCGGCGTGCGGCCTTTTTCGGCCTGGTCGGCGGGCTGGTCTATCACCTGGTACTGCTCTACTGGATTGTCATTGTCCTTGGTCGTTATGGAGGCCTGCCCCTTTGGGTGGCTGTTCCCGTGCTTCTGGTCCTGGCCCTGTACATGGCCCTCTACTGGGGCCTGTTCTGTCTGCTTCTCAGCTTTTTCGCCGGCCGGCATTTCTACCGGGAACGTCCCCTGTCCACCATGGTGTGGATGGCGCCGCTGCTCTGGACCGGGCTCGAGTATGGCCGGGGCCTGCTCTTTTCCGGTTTTCCCTGGATGGATATCGGTTATGGCCTGGCCGGGCAGCCGGGGTTGATCCAGGCCGCGGACCTGGGCGGGCATTACCTGGTGGGCTTCTGGCTCATGCTGGCCAACAGCCTGATTTTCTATTTCGTGCACCGGCAGAGGCCCGGGGTGGAGTGGAACCGGCGCCGCGAGCAGCGGGTGATGATGGGCTTGTGCTGTTTTTTTGTCTTTGTGGCCGGGTATTCCCTGCTGCGCTACCGGATGCTGGCCCCGCTGGTCCAGCGGACCCTCCAGGCCCGGATCACCGTGGTCCAGGGGAATATCAGCCAGGACAGGAAGTGGACCCCGGCCTTCAAGGCCTCCACGGTGGCCGCCTATGAGCGTCTTTCCCGCCAGGCCCTGGACGAGCACACCTCGGAGCTGGTGGCCTGGCCCGAGACCGCGTTGCCGTTTTATCCCCAGGATGATCCTCTGGCCGCCAGGCTCTACGATTTCACCCGCCGGGAAAATGCCTGGCTGCTGACCGGGGCGCCCACCTACCGGCGGTTGGCCGGACAGGGCCCGGCCGGCAGGGACAGGATTACCTTCTTCAACTCTGCCCTGCTGATCTCGCCCTCGGGTATCGTTACCGGCCGCTACGACAAGCAGCATCTGGTACCGTTCGGGGAATATGTTCCCCTGAAAAAGTTTCTCCCCTTTCTCGAGCCGGTGGTGGAGAGTGTGGGTGATTTCTCGCCAGGTACCTCCCTGGAGCCGCTGGCGGTGGGCGACATGAAGATCGGGGTGCTGATCTGCTTCGAGTCCATCTTTCCCGAGCTGGCCCGCCAGGAGGTCCTGCGCGGGGCCAACATTCTCGTCAATCTGACCAATGACGCCTGGTACGGCCGGTCCAGCGCCCCGCATCAGACCTTTGCCATGGCCATCTTCCGTGCTGTCGAGAACCGCCGTTCCCTGGTGCGGGCCGCCAATACCGGCATTTCCGGGTTTGTCGACCCCCTGGGCAACGTCCTCGCGCGGACCGGGCTTTTCGAGGCCGCCGCTCTGACCGGGAATGTGCCCATGTACAGGGAGCAGACCCTTTTCACCCGTTCCGGTTATCGGTTCGGGGCCGTCTGTCTGGCCATGATCCCCACTCTGCTCATTTTCTGGCGCCGCCGCTAGGCCGGTCTTTCCCGGGAGGTGACGGGTGGAGCGGCCCGCCGGCCTGGGATAACATGGCTTGAGAGTTTGGTTCTGTTCTGGTAAAATATAAGGTTCTGGTTCTGTAGAAATTGCGCTGCAGCCGGGCAGCTTGAACATACCAACGAATGCAAAAGGAAAAAAGTTATGGCTCAACTGATCGACGCCTCGGAAGCGAAACAGAAACTTCAGGATCTCAAGGGCCGGATGCTGGCCCTGAAGGAGCATCTTTGACTTAGCCGGCAAGAAAGAGGAGGCGGCCAGGCTGGAAAAGGAGACCATGGATCCGGAGTTCTGGAATGACCAGGCCCGGGCCAAGAAGGTCCAGAAAGAGCTTGGCCAGCTCCAGGACATCATCGCGGTCTGGGAAAAGAACTTCGAGGACCTGGAAGAGGCGGACATGCTGCTTGACATGGCCGTGGAGGAGCGGGACGCCGAGACCTACGACGAGGTGGTCTCGAGCCTGGACGAACTGCGCCAGCGGGTCGACGTGGTCGAAGTCCAGTGCATGTTCTCCGGCGAGCATGACATGAACAACGCCATCCTCACCATCCATGCCGGCGCCGGGGGTACCGAGGCCCAGGACTGGGTCGACATGCTCATGCGCATGTACCTGCGCTGGGCCGAGGACAAGGGCTTCAAGACCGACGTCCTCGACCACCTGCCCGGTGACGAGGCCGGGACCAAGTCGGTCACCATCCTCATCAAGGGCAAGTATGCCTTTGGCTATCTGCGTTCCGAAGTGGGCATCCATCGACTGGTGCGAATTTCACCCTTTGACACCTCTGGTCGCAGACATACCTCCTTTGCCTCGGTCATGGTCCTGCCCGAGCTCGATGATACCATCGAAATCGACATCAATGAAAAGGATCTGCGCATCGATACCTACCGGGCCAGCGGCGCCGGTGGCCAGCATGTCAACAAGACCGACTCGGCCATCCGCATCACCCATCTGCCCACCGGTATCGTGGTCCAGTGCCAGAACGAGCGCTCCCAGCACCGGAACAAGGACATGGCCATGAAGATGCTCATGGCCCGCCTCTACGAGAAGGAAAAAGAGGAACAGGCAAAGGAGCAGGAGAACCTCCACGGCGACAAGAAGGAGATCGCCTGGGGCAGCCAGATCCGTTCCTATGTGCTCCAGCCCTACCGGATGATCAAGGATCATCGCACCGATCATGAGGAGGGCAACGTGGATGCGGTCCTCGACGGCCGGCTGGATCCATTCATCAAATCCTACCTGCTCTGGCAGCCATCGTAGTGGATGCACCAGGGGTGGAACAGCGGGACACCCTCGACAAGGCGGTGCGGGACTGTGCCAAATGCGGATCCTGCTCAGTGGTCTGCCCGGTCTACCGGGTCAGTGGTCGGGAGTCGCTGACTGCGCGCGGCCGGCTCCATCTCCTGGGAACCGAGCTTGCCGGTGCTGCCTCGCCACGTTTTCAGGAGATCTTTTCCCGCTGTCTGCTCTGCGGCGCCTGTGAGTCGGTCTGCCCCCGTAACCTCGAAGTGACCGAGGTGGTCAGTCTGGCCCGGAGCCGGTTTCCCCGGTTTTACGGTCCCCATGGAGTGGTCAAGGAGCTGGCCCGGATGACTCTGGACCATCCTGCGCTTCTGCAGGGGTTGGTCCGGGCGGGTATCAGTCTTAAACGGCTGCAGGCCCTGCCCGCCACCAGCGGACTGCGGATAAGGCTGAGTATCCTCGAGGAAGTATCTGGTTCCGGCATGCCGGAACCGCATCTGGAAGGACAGGGCGCTGCGGATACGGACCCCGGGATCCAGTATTTCACCGGCTGCCTGGCCCGCTACCTGCAGCCCTCGGTGGCCGGGGCGACACAGAAACTGTGCCGGGCTGCCACGGGCATGTCCGCCGTGGCACCCGGGGTCCAGGCATGCTGCGGACTGGCCGCCTGGTCGGCCGGAAAACGCGACCAGGCCCGGGAGCTGGCCCGGCAAAACATCCAGGCCTTTGGTGATTCTTCCGGCCCGATCCTGACCTCATGCGCTTCCTGCTCGGCGCATCTGAAGCGATATCCGGAACTCTTCCCGGATGATTCCTCCTGGCAAGAGCGGGCCCGCGAATTCAGCCGCCGGGTGTGTGAGTTTTCAGAATTTTTCCTCGCTCACCGGCAGAGGGTCTCGTTTGTTGCCCGAAACGGGGTACCCGTTTTCTATCACGATCCCTGCCATCTCCGATTTTCCGCTCCTGGACGGGAAATGCCGAGAAAGCTGATCAAAACTGTGGCAGGGGCGTACCTGCTCAATCCGGAGCGCCCGGGGCCCTGCTGCGGCCAGGGAGGGCTTTTTCATCTCGGCTGTCCCGACCTGTCGGACCGTATCTTTACCAGAGCGGCAGAGAGCGCCCTGGCCCAGGGCCCGGAGCTGGTGGTGACCACCTGCTCCGGCTGCCTCATGCAGTGGCAGCAGGGCATGATTCGGCGCGGTAAACCGGTTGCCGTGACCCATCTTGCTGTTTTTCTGGCCGGTTGTCTTGGGCAGGATACGCCGGAACTCCCCAGGGAGGTTGTGATGGAGGCAGAGTAAGAAAATCCTTGTCTGAAGGTGGTGGTGCTGCTAAGAGTGTGTCGAAGACAGACAAGTACTGGTTGCGGGGACAGATAAGGTCGTAAGGTATTCAAGGGGTTGATCCGGTTTCATGGGAACGAGTATTCGTAAGGCACTGGAAGAACAGGAGCGGCGCATTCTGTCGCCGTACGCCTGTCTGAGCTGCAAGTCCCGGGGCCGGCTGCGGGACGAACCGGATCATTGTGATCTGCGAACGGTTTTCCAGCGTGATCGGGACCGGATTATTCATTCCAAGACCTTTCGCCGGCTCAAACACAAAACCCAGGTCTTCCTGGCCCCGGCCGGAGATCACTACCGGACCCGGCTCACCCATGTGCTGGAGGTCTCCCAGATAGCCCGGACCATTGCGGTCTGTCTGCGGCTCAACGAGTACCTGACCGAGGCCATTGCCCTTGGGCACGATCTCGGCCACACGCCCTTTGGCCATGCCGGTGAGTTCAGCCTCAACCAGCTCCATCCCGGCGGCTTCCGGCATTATATCCAGAGTCTGCGGGTGGTGGATTTCCTGGAAAATCATGGTACAGGGCTCAACCTGACCTGGGAAGTACGCAACGGGATCATCAAGCATTCCAAGGGATATCGTGATATTCTGCCCGAGGATTCCTCTGAACTGCCCGCAACCCTTGAGGGACAGGCGGTCCGGGTGGCTGACATCATCGCCTATCTCAATCATGACATGGACGATGCTCTGCGGGCCGAGATGATCAGGGAAACGGATCTGCCCCGTCATCTGCGTCAGGTGATCGGTGATAACCCGTCCCGCCGGATCGATGCCATGGTTCGGGACTTGATAAGCGAGACCCTGCGCCACGATGATGGCCGGCTGCACCTGAGTTCGATGATGCAGGAAACCATCACCGAACTGCGGACCTTTCTTTATGACCATGTGTACCGGAACCACCTGGTCCATGCAGAGTTCGAGAAGGCGCAGAAGATCATCAAGGAACTCTACAGTTTCTTCATGGAACACGAGTTTCCCAACTGCTCCGGCATCCCCTTTGCCGAGCGCCCGGTCCTGAAAGGGGTTGAGGATGAGCGGAAGCGGCACCGGCTGGTCTGCGATTTCATCGCCGGCATGACCGACCGGTACGCCCTGGATCTCTATACTCACATTTTCATGCCCCAGCCGTGGAGTGTGCTCTAGTACTGTTTTAGTGATGGATGGTGTCCGGGCGGACGTGTCGCCTGTATATTTGTCGGACCTGCTGAACTGCAGCTCCTGACTCTTTTTTCATGTAACCTGTTTTTTGTTTTTATTTATTGATATGTCGAAAAAATACGATCTACCCAAGGCCTACGAGTTCAATGAGGTGGAGGCCCGCTGGTATGCCTACTGGCAGGAACATAAAACCTTTGCCGCCACCATGGAGGAGGGCAAACCCTCCTTTTCCATTGTCATTCCGCCGCCTAATGTCACCGGAGTGCTCCATATCGGCCATGCGCTCAACAATACCCTGCAGGATATCCTGGTCCGCTACCACCGGATGAAGGGCGACAATACCCTCTGGGTTCCGGGCACCGATCACGCCGGTATCGCCACCCAGAATGTGGTCGAGCGGCAGCTGGCCACCGAGGGGAAGACGCGCCATGATCTTGGTCGGGACAAGTTCATCGAGCGGGTATGGCAATGGCGCGAGGAAAAGGGCGGCACAATCATCAACCAGCTCAAGCGGATAGGCTCGTCCTGCGACTGGGACCGGGAACGGTTCACCATGGACGAAGGCCTGTCAAAGGCGGTGCGCGAGGTCTTTGTCCGGCTCTACAACGAGGGACTGATCTACAAGGGCGATTACATCGTCAACTGGTGCCCGCGCTGCCATACGGCCCTGGCCGATGATGAGGTGGAGCACGACCCCACAGACGGCAAACTCTATCATATCCGGTACCCCTTTGCCGATGGTTCCGGACATGTGGTGGTGGCCACCACCCGGCCGGAAACCATGCTCGGGGATACCGGCGTGGCCGTCCATCCCGAGGACGAGCGCTACCAGCACCTCAAGGATGTGGGTATCAGTCTGCCGCTTACTGACCGTACCATTCCCGTGGTTTTTGACCGCCACGTCCAGCGGGAATTCGGTACCGGCGCCCTCAAGGTTACCCCGGCCCATGACCGGGATGACTATGAGATCGGCCTGCGCCATAACCTGGAGATCCTCAAGGTCATGGACGATCACGGGGTGATGAACGAGGCCGCCGGCAGGTACGCCGGTCTGGACCGGTTCGAATGCCGCAGGAAGATTGTCGAAGACCTGAAGGAACAGGGCTTCCTGGAGAAAATCGAGGACTACCAGCACGCAGTGGGCAAGTGTTATCGCTGTTCCACCGTGGTCGAGCCCATCACCTCCAAACAGTGGTTCGTCTCGGTGCGGCCCCTGGCCGACAAGGCCGTTGAGGCGGTCCGGGAAGGGAAAATACGCATCTTCCCCAACACCTGGTACAACACGTTCTACTCCTGGATGGACAACATCCGCGACTGGTGCATCTCGCGCCAGATCTGGTGGGGACACCGGATTCCGGCCTGGACCTGCCAGGACTGCGGCGAGGTGATCGTGGCCTCCGAGGATCCGGACACCTGCCCCAGGTGCGGTTCCACCCGGCTCGAACAGGAGACCGATGTGCTCGACACCTGGTTCTCCTCGGCCCTGTGGCCTTTTTCCACCCTGGGCTGGCCGGAAAATACCAGGGAACTGCAGAT encodes:
- a CDS encoding hemolysin family protein, whose product is MKTKETDQKTGPDKRFLARLRGLLRFNRPPDTTKELEQEIQELLEEGEEQGLISSQEERLINSIFDFRETVASEIMTPSVEMVCAEESTPLPELIRLVTEEGFTRIPIYRGNQDNIIGILHARDLLRICSRQDEGSVSLQPYLNPPTFIPESKPITELLRDFQAKKTHMAIVTDEFGGVRGLVTLEDVIEEIVGEIDDEHDQEERELLVVDERTIVVDAKIDIEEVESHFGIKLPEGPYESVGGLVIHQLSRVPQAGAEIRIGPLIFKVLAADKRRIKSVRIRREG
- the lnt gene encoding apolipoprotein N-acyltransferase, yielding MVPSSSPVRLTGSALATAALLSLAMPGGAGAWMLLFVAFIPLLGISLHQTPRRAAFFGLVGGLVYHLVLLYWIVIVLGRYGGLPLWVAVPVLLVLALYMALYWGLFCLLLSFFAGRHFYRERPLSTMVWMAPLLWTGLEYGRGLLFSGFPWMDIGYGLAGQPGLIQAADLGGHYLVGFWLMLANSLIFYFVHRQRPGVEWNRRREQRVMMGLCCFFVFVAGYSLLRYRMLAPLVQRTLQARITVVQGNISQDRKWTPAFKASTVAAYERLSRQALDEHTSELVAWPETALPFYPQDDPLAARLYDFTRRENAWLLTGAPTYRRLAGQGPAGRDRITFFNSALLISPSGIVTGRYDKQHLVPFGEYVPLKKFLPFLEPVVESVGDFSPGTSLEPLAVGDMKIGVLICFESIFPELARQEVLRGANILVNLTNDAWYGRSSAPHQTFAMAIFRAVENRRSLVRAANTGISGFVDPLGNVLARTGLFEAAALTGNVPMYREQTLFTRSGYRFGAVCLAMIPTLLIFWRRR
- the prfB gene encoding peptide chain release factor 2 (programmed frameshift), encoding MAQLIDASEAKQKLQDLKGRMLALKEHLDLAGKKEEAARLEKETMDPEFWNDQARAKKVQKELGQLQDIIAVWEKNFEDLEEADMLLDMAVEERDAETYDEVVSSLDELRQRVDVVEVQCMFSGEHDMNNAILTIHAGAGGTEAQDWVDMLMRMYLRWAEDKGFKTDVLDHLPGDEAGTKSVTILIKGKYAFGYLRSEVGIHRLVRISPFDTSGRRHTSFASVMVLPELDDTIEIDINEKDLRIDTYRASGAGGQHVNKTDSAIRITHLPTGIVVQCQNERSQHRNKDMAMKMLMARLYEKEKEEQAKEQENLHGDKKEIAWGSQIRSYVLQPYRMIKDHRTDHEEGNVDAVLDGRLDPFIKSYLLWQPS
- a CDS encoding (Fe-S)-binding protein; translation: MEQRDTLDKAVRDCAKCGSCSVVCPVYRVSGRESLTARGRLHLLGTELAGAASPRFQEIFSRCLLCGACESVCPRNLEVTEVVSLARSRFPRFYGPHGVVKELARMTLDHPALLQGLVRAGISLKRLQALPATSGLRIRLSILEEVSGSGMPEPHLEGQGAADTDPGIQYFTGCLARYLQPSVAGATQKLCRAATGMSAVAPGVQACCGLAAWSAGKRDQARELARQNIQAFGDSSGPILTSCASCSAHLKRYPELFPDDSSWQERAREFSRRVCEFSEFFLAHRQRVSFVARNGVPVFYHDPCHLRFSAPGREMPRKLIKTVAGAYLLNPERPGPCCGQGGLFHLGCPDLSDRIFTRAAESALAQGPELVVTTCSGCLMQWQQGMIRRGKPVAVTHLAVFLAGCLGQDTPELPREVVMEAE
- a CDS encoding deoxyguanosinetriphosphate triphosphohydrolase produces the protein MGTSIRKALEEQERRILSPYACLSCKSRGRLRDEPDHCDLRTVFQRDRDRIIHSKTFRRLKHKTQVFLAPAGDHYRTRLTHVLEVSQIARTIAVCLRLNEYLTEAIALGHDLGHTPFGHAGEFSLNQLHPGGFRHYIQSLRVVDFLENHGTGLNLTWEVRNGIIKHSKGYRDILPEDSSELPATLEGQAVRVADIIAYLNHDMDDALRAEMIRETDLPRHLRQVIGDNPSRRIDAMVRDLISETLRHDDGRLHLSSMMQETITELRTFLYDHVYRNHLVHAEFEKAQKIIKELYSFFMEHEFPNCSGIPFAERPVLKGVEDERKRHRLVCDFIAGMTDRYALDLYTHIFMPQPWSVL
- a CDS encoding valine--tRNA ligase produces the protein MSKKYDLPKAYEFNEVEARWYAYWQEHKTFAATMEEGKPSFSIVIPPPNVTGVLHIGHALNNTLQDILVRYHRMKGDNTLWVPGTDHAGIATQNVVERQLATEGKTRHDLGRDKFIERVWQWREEKGGTIINQLKRIGSSCDWDRERFTMDEGLSKAVREVFVRLYNEGLIYKGDYIVNWCPRCHTALADDEVEHDPTDGKLYHIRYPFADGSGHVVVATTRPETMLGDTGVAVHPEDERYQHLKDVGISLPLTDRTIPVVFDRHVQREFGTGALKVTPAHDRDDYEIGLRHNLEILKVMDDHGVMNEAAGRYAGLDRFECRRKIVEDLKEQGFLEKIEDYQHAVGKCYRCSTVVEPITSKQWFVSVRPLADKAVEAVREGKIRIFPNTWYNTFYSWMDNIRDWCISRQIWWGHRIPAWTCQDCGEVIVASEDPDTCPRCGSTRLEQETDVLDTWFSSALWPFSTLGWPENTRELQMFYPTSVLITSFDILFFWVARMMMMGIHFMGEVPFRDVYLHALVRDKHGKKMSKSTGNVIDPLVMIEKYGTDAFRFTLTAFAAQGREIRMDEDRIEGYRHFINKLWNAARFAQMHIKDCDPSITRVVDDPQSLPLQHRWILSRLDKTIGDVRRDLDGYNFNEIASAIYQFTWHEFCDWYVEWIKPELYGEDATYQEQARGVLLTVLENILKLLHPIAPFVTEEIWSVLPGERSTIMLEPFPEVRPEWEDADAEQEMGLLMDVISGIRTIRSEAELHPTAKIEATAICPDPEKRRLIETFSPSIEAMTRAEKLHVTPEAVIPDDAGHALVQDVELFVPLKGLIDVEAELDKLARERTRLEKELKRVEGKLGNEKFLANAPEAVVEKEREKQAELQARLEKNQANRTRLEKLL